The following proteins are encoded in a genomic region of Musa acuminata AAA Group cultivar baxijiao chromosome BXJ2-11, Cavendish_Baxijiao_AAA, whole genome shotgun sequence:
- the LOC103970405 gene encoding transcription termination factor MTEF18, mitochondrial produces the protein MRCAMRLGWPARVVLSRLLLSRLLSTSPPKLKNLRYYYRARALAEAQRFLTDYLHCTRSLPFSHAESIAYNSPFTLSDLVSQFRFPPDAVPADVKVALHRFLSYRPINEFEFFFESIGLPPASSPAAASYRGIFLSDEPRLLASVSALVHFGFPWTKLGLLYREEPSIFSSGPDCPIARLRALEARGFRRACVIGICLAFPSALSADAEPGGEIDLLFRDLRTVFVDFMLAGCMTENDVDVFLQVSRRIRVFYDLGSRKGTMGELMGRNREIFITVDEAVIAEKFKYLTKLGMEEEKVGPFILGCPDLLGFDLENPSVAMPEYLNHVGLDKNEVTSLSQRYPHVMGKNKLGNLPGMMRAMDLHSWFLSRILDGNYHYLSSSFVSAAPHDTAIESGFLQGLDRVKCLKKKKSVNNKLEFLLGIGFGENKITVRMLSLINTTRVQLQERFDHLLEMGIEYSMLCRMISETPKLLNQRKEMLHEKLEQMIK, from the coding sequence ATGCGATGCGCGATGCGACTTGGATGGCCTGCGCGGGTGGTCCTCTCGCGGCTCCTCCTCTCGCGGCTCCTGTCCACGTCGCCGCCGAAGCTGAAGAACCTGCGTTACTACTACCGAGCGCGCGCCCTGGCGGAGGCGCAGAGATTTCTCACCGACTACCTCCACTGCACGCGCTCCCTCCCCTTTTCTCACGCCGAATCCATCGCTTACAACTCCCCCTTCACACTCTCCGACCTCGTTTCCCAGTTCCGCTTCCCCCCCGACGCCGTCCCCGCCGACGTTAAGGTCGCCCTCCATCGCTTCCTCTCCTACCGACCCATCAACGAGTTCGAATTCTTCTTCGAGAGCATCGGCCTCCCGCCGGCCTCCTCACCCGCAGCTGCCTCCTACCGCGGCATCTTTCTCTCCGACGAACCGCGTCTCCTGGCTTCCGTATCCGCCCTCGTCCACTTCGGCTTCCCCTGGACCAAGCTCGGCCTCCTCTACCGCGAGGAGCCCTCCATCTTCTCATCCGGCCCCGACTGCCCCATCGCCAGGCTGCGAGCCCTTGAGGCCCGTGGCTTCCGCCGGGCCTGCGTCATTGGCATCTGCCTTGCGTTCCCCTCCGCGCTGAGTGCAGATGCGGAGCCAGGAGGGGAAATCGATCTCTTGTTCCGGGATCTGAGGACGGTCTTCGTGGACTTTATGTTAGCTGGGTGCATGACTGAGAACGATGTGGATGTCTTCCTCCAGGTTTCTAGGAGGATTCGGGTGTTCTATGATCTCGGTTCCAGGAAGGGGACAATGGGCGAGCTGATGGGCAGGAACCGGGAGATATTTATCACAGTGGATGAGGCAGTAATCGCTGAAAAGTTTAAGTACCTCACCAAGTTGGgcatggaggaggagaaggttgGTCCTTTTATTCTTGGATGCCCTGATTTGTTGGGTTTTGATTTGGAAAACCCTAGCGTTGCGATGCCAGAGTATCTGAATCATGTtggattagataaaaacgaagtgACTTCACTGTCACAGAGGTATCCGCATGTCATGGGCAAGAATAAATTGGGGAATTTGCCAGGAATGATGCGAGCCATGGACCTGCACAGCTGGTTTCTAAGTAGGATTTTGGATGGGAATTATCATTACCTCTCATCTTCTTTTGTTTCTGCTGCTCCCCATGATACAGCAATTGAGAGTGGATTTCTGCAAGGTTTGGATAGGGTAAAATGCCTGAAGAAGAAAAAGTCTGTGAATAACAAACTAGAATTCTTGCTTGGTATAGGATTTGGGGAGAACAAGATCACTGTCAGAATGCTGTCACTGATCAATACCACGAGAGTCCAATTGCAGGAGCGCTTTGATCACCTTCTCGAGATGGGTATCGAGTACTCCATGCTGTGTAGGATGATAAGTGAGACTCCAAAGTTACTTAATCAGCGCAAAGAAATGCTCCATGAGAAG